The Acidobacteriota bacterium genome has a segment encoding these proteins:
- a CDS encoding S8 family serine peptidase, translating into MTRGLDAALEFFFGSVLSHSQRSVLRTAGDRAKVRLGRYGRYAGSPVAVLGGEERTPRFCLRVGPELAVGLDGIPAVGEASVADHSPQVFLFWLRDLADIRHDSAVEIERVLSNLDFYGSPEGGQQASSWARAIASLPDRSVLTRNLFEWLEVPSNLAGLAESVPSLRETLHHFFTFSEEGEYYARWSGSGRSVPADLSETYRQRNLVEARLRRYEPYIYSLLPARFLDPSAPAGSGMREVVWGFRFGEDGAPIGVRVLHTVPKDFEGAGDFYDFVGFEAEEGEGVALAEAARSSVDAGLTGFLQELSEEPEVRLAALQRSDLTTGGDEPRVRMFARVTAGFEAPEGVGGVGDGTTRALRVPVDRLAEVAARDDVEFLEAPKRMFPRLVDVRPMVNLPALEARIPADRRGGAGAVVGVVDGGFDAQHPAFAGRVLGVWDQSDTTGPTPADGFNVDDGPFFDVLNERDFGYGTEFTGATVSQARDGGSHGTYVAGVAAGAAVGGADPVPAGMAPRANIVAVAAGRPRPQPNNPFADANLRVYDLDIFNGVQYIREKARRHREGTPVVVNISLGFSDHAHDGTAPLSRALADLSAVDGREREGFAIVASGGNERKDDGHIQRRVAPAARQDFDFDFSGVAGNSSDYEVVTLWMTNPDSRRHLAMEVTTRQPASPAAGTPTYTQRVDHTPHWVTFWGQGIHVGTSFGPRDPVNGDFNVRIHFQSALALVPDPAGSILFRSARHRRVLVDRDWTIRGTTTPAWQQGFVVPLGDSTVQAGAKQGLSAADVAVLNGLTVAHWRVGLHNRSSRAIECHAWAGLENARFRGVSAGDRQHQVSAPADSSGVIGVASCNSKLLVPNAPAAHRLADTNPEGAISSFSSPGPLRKQPANSGIEITAPGCSVIAARSRQHAVEEAQAGRRHANTVNALAMRGRGTSVASPVVAGLIANVMAEEPNLTLSQIRARLAQCSVPTTLRDGVTPMPSNLPTSADDWGAGLIDADKLKP; encoded by the coding sequence GTGACCCGGGGTCTCGACGCCGCACTGGAGTTCTTTTTCGGCAGCGTACTGAGCCATTCCCAGCGATCCGTGCTGCGGACCGCTGGGGATCGGGCCAAGGTGCGGTTGGGTCGCTACGGTCGCTACGCCGGCTCGCCGGTGGCGGTGCTCGGCGGCGAAGAACGCACACCGCGCTTTTGCCTCCGGGTTGGCCCGGAGCTGGCGGTCGGGCTCGACGGCATTCCAGCGGTGGGTGAGGCCTCCGTCGCCGACCACTCCCCCCAGGTCTTTCTGTTCTGGCTACGAGACCTGGCCGACATCCGCCACGACTCCGCCGTAGAGATCGAGCGGGTGTTGAGCAATCTCGACTTCTACGGCTCGCCGGAAGGGGGTCAACAGGCGTCCTCCTGGGCGCGGGCGATTGCCTCCCTGCCGGATCGCTCGGTTCTCACCCGCAATCTCTTCGAGTGGCTGGAGGTGCCTTCGAACCTTGCTGGACTGGCGGAATCGGTACCGAGCCTGCGCGAAACGCTCCACCACTTCTTCACTTTCAGCGAGGAGGGGGAGTACTACGCACGGTGGTCCGGCAGCGGTCGATCCGTTCCCGCGGACCTGTCGGAGACCTACCGCCAGCGCAACCTGGTGGAAGCTCGCCTGCGGCGCTATGAGCCCTACATCTACTCCCTGCTACCGGCTCGCTTTCTCGATCCCAGCGCCCCCGCGGGCAGCGGAATGCGGGAAGTGGTTTGGGGATTCCGCTTCGGCGAGGATGGAGCGCCGATCGGCGTGCGGGTTCTCCACACGGTGCCCAAGGACTTCGAGGGTGCCGGGGACTTCTACGACTTCGTGGGCTTCGAGGCGGAAGAAGGGGAGGGCGTCGCCCTGGCGGAGGCGGCGCGCTCGTCCGTCGATGCTGGCCTCACCGGATTCCTGCAGGAACTCTCCGAGGAACCCGAGGTGCGCCTCGCCGCCCTGCAGCGCTCCGATCTCACCACCGGCGGCGACGAACCGCGGGTGAGGATGTTCGCTCGTGTGACGGCAGGATTCGAGGCACCGGAGGGCGTGGGAGGTGTGGGTGATGGAACGACGCGGGCCTTGCGAGTGCCGGTGGATCGTTTGGCCGAAGTTGCGGCTCGCGATGACGTCGAGTTCTTGGAGGCGCCGAAGCGGATGTTCCCCCGCTTGGTCGATGTTCGCCCGATGGTGAATCTGCCTGCCCTCGAAGCGCGCATTCCCGCCGACCGGCGGGGCGGAGCGGGGGCTGTGGTCGGAGTGGTCGACGGCGGTTTCGACGCCCAGCATCCGGCCTTCGCCGGGCGGGTGCTGGGTGTCTGGGACCAGTCCGACACCACCGGTCCGACCCCCGCTGATGGCTTCAACGTCGACGACGGACCCTTCTTCGATGTGCTCAACGAGCGCGATTTCGGCTACGGCACGGAGTTCACCGGCGCCACCGTGTCCCAGGCCCGTGACGGCGGTTCCCACGGCACCTACGTCGCCGGCGTCGCTGCCGGCGCAGCGGTGGGCGGTGCCGATCCCGTACCGGCGGGCATGGCGCCGCGGGCGAACATCGTGGCGGTCGCCGCCGGCCGGCCTCGGCCGCAGCCGAACAACCCTTTTGCGGATGCGAACCTCAGGGTCTACGACCTCGACATCTTCAACGGGGTCCAGTACATCCGGGAAAAGGCGCGGCGCCACCGCGAAGGAACGCCGGTGGTGGTGAATATCAGCCTGGGGTTCAGCGACCATGCGCACGACGGCACCGCCCCGCTGAGCCGGGCGCTGGCGGACCTATCGGCGGTGGACGGTCGGGAGCGCGAGGGATTTGCCATCGTGGCGTCCGGCGGCAACGAGCGCAAGGATGATGGGCACATCCAACGCCGCGTCGCTCCCGCGGCTCGGCAGGACTTCGACTTCGACTTCTCCGGCGTGGCGGGCAACAGCTCGGACTACGAGGTGGTCACCCTGTGGATGACGAATCCGGACTCACGCCGCCATCTCGCCATGGAGGTCACCACCCGGCAGCCGGCTTCTCCGGCGGCGGGTACGCCTACCTACACGCAGCGGGTGGATCACACGCCTCACTGGGTGACTTTCTGGGGGCAGGGGATTCATGTCGGCACTTCGTTCGGGCCACGGGATCCGGTGAACGGGGATTTCAATGTTCGCATCCACTTCCAGTCGGCTCTCGCCTTGGTGCCCGATCCGGCCGGATCGATTCTCTTTCGCTCGGCGCGGCATCGCCGGGTGTTGGTGGATCGCGACTGGACGATTCGCGGCACGACGACGCCGGCTTGGCAACAGGGGTTCGTGGTGCCCTTGGGCGACTCCACGGTGCAGGCCGGTGCCAAGCAGGGTTTGAGCGCGGCGGATGTTGCGGTGCTCAACGGTCTGACCGTCGCCCACTGGCGGGTGGGTCTCCATAACCGGTCCTCGCGCGCAATCGAGTGTCACGCCTGGGCCGGTTTGGAGAACGCGCGCTTCCGCGGTGTCAGCGCCGGGGATCGTCAGCACCAGGTCAGTGCGCCGGCCGACTCCTCGGGGGTGATCGGGGTCGCTTCCTGTAACAGCAAGCTGCTGGTGCCCAACGCCCCGGCGGCCCATCGCCTCGCCGACACGAATCCCGAGGGCGCGATTTCCAGTTTCTCGAGCCCGGGTCCCTTGCGCAAGCAGCCGGCGAACTCCGGGATCGAGATCACCGCTCCGGGCTGCAGTGTGATCGCCGCCCGCTCGCGGCAGCATGCGGTGGAGGAGGCCCAGGCGGGCCGCCGCCATGCGAACACGGTCAATGCGCTGGCCATGCGCGGACGAGGTACCTCCGTTGCGAGCCCGGTGGTCGCCGGCCTGATCGCCAATGTGATGGCCGAGGAGCCGAACCTCACCCTCAGCCAGATCCGCGCTCGCCTCGCCCAGTGCTCGGTGCCGACGACGCTGCGCGACGGGGTGACCCCGATGCCCTCCAACCTGCCGACGTCCGCCGACGATTGGGGCGCCGGCTTGATCGACGCCGACAAGCTGAAGCCGTGA
- a CDS encoding S8 family serine peptidase: MSQDLNAALSYFFGSFLSEGQRRTLSAAGERAKIRIGNYTRYAGSPVAVVGGEERMPKYAVGVGPELPAGDNGVPSVGDATVGQGANQVFLLWLREVADIQHDSAEEIERVMSNVDFYAPEGSSANAAAWAEAIAGTADRASLAVNFFDHEEVPAGFESLAESVQDFRETLHHFFTFAEDGEYYERWSGSGREVPDGLSSIYRQRNIVELQLKRYDEYIYSLVPARFLNPSAAADSGMREVVWGFRRGDDGAPAEARVLLTVPKDFGNAGDFYDFVAFEAEEGEGAALPVTARSAVDARLADFLQDLPEEGEARSAALRNSTITTDNDEPAVKVFAQVAEGVTLPDGVRSIGTGPTQMLLVPPERVTELAALEGVDSLEAPKPLFPRLGDVRPMVNLPALEARVAAADRGGAGVVVGVVDSGLDAQHPAFAGRVLGVWDIADPAGPTPASAWNAGNSGVFDGFEDAIRSFFWDAGTEFTGPTVTNARDTGSHGTHVTGIAAGAAVTGSDPLPAGMAPRADIVAVHRGRPEPDPDDQFSQDNRDISDWDTYTAIAYILEKARRHREGTPVVVNMSFGHHDHAHDGTAALSRSLNEVSQLNNSARPGFAMVAAAGNERSDQRHIQRSVGASATRNFDFDLTGFDSRSRFTEVVTVWVTNPDPDNVNNLALDVTTRQPGSATAVTPTYSQQATHSPSWQSFWGQGVHVGTSFGPRDPHNNDFNVRVRLQTAVGIVPDPAGTVNFLGANWRRVRLDRDWNISGTTTQIWGTGLPVALGPSTANGLAGFLSIFSLPAPSAADLTAFNNLTTGRWRVSLRNRTSGALDFHVWAGRENAQFRNVGAADISHLICTPAEADGVISVASCNANLAVPNPPGADIIADGNPEGAITSFSSPGPLRNQATNPGVDITAPGNMIISARSQVDVAGGTNLLTVNANAVRMAGTSMASPAVAGIIANIMAEEPNLTIDQIRTRFATCSIPTTLRDGTTAMPATAPTSANDWGEGLIDANRMKP, encoded by the coding sequence ATGTCACAAGACTTGAACGCCGCGCTGAGTTACTTCTTTGGATCCTTCTTGAGCGAGGGCCAGCGGCGCACTCTGAGCGCCGCCGGCGAGCGGGCGAAGATCCGCATCGGCAACTACACCCGCTACGCCGGTTCGCCGGTCGCGGTGGTCGGTGGCGAGGAGCGCATGCCGAAGTACGCTGTCGGTGTGGGGCCTGAGCTGCCGGCGGGGGACAACGGCGTTCCGTCCGTCGGCGACGCCACCGTAGGACAGGGTGCGAACCAGGTCTTCCTCCTCTGGCTGCGGGAGGTGGCCGACATCCAGCACGACTCCGCTGAGGAGATCGAACGGGTGATGTCGAACGTCGACTTCTACGCTCCGGAAGGCAGTTCCGCCAACGCCGCTGCCTGGGCGGAGGCGATCGCCGGCACGGCGGACCGCGCCAGCCTTGCGGTGAACTTCTTCGATCACGAGGAAGTGCCGGCTGGCTTCGAAAGTCTGGCCGAGTCGGTGCAGGACTTCCGCGAGACGCTGCATCACTTCTTCACCTTCGCTGAGGACGGCGAGTACTACGAGCGCTGGTCCGGCAGCGGGCGCGAGGTGCCCGACGGACTCTCCTCGATCTATCGTCAGCGCAACATCGTCGAACTGCAACTCAAGCGATATGACGAATACATCTACTCGCTCGTCCCCGCTCGCTTCCTGAACCCGAGTGCCGCCGCCGATAGCGGCATGCGGGAGGTGGTGTGGGGTTTCCGGCGCGGTGACGATGGCGCCCCGGCCGAGGCACGGGTGCTCTTGACGGTGCCGAAGGACTTCGGCAACGCCGGCGATTTCTACGACTTTGTCGCCTTCGAGGCCGAGGAGGGCGAAGGAGCCGCCCTGCCGGTGACCGCCCGCTCGGCGGTCGATGCTCGGCTGGCGGACTTTCTCCAGGATCTGCCGGAGGAGGGCGAAGCACGCTCGGCGGCTCTGCGCAATTCGACGATCACCACCGACAACGATGAGCCGGCGGTCAAGGTGTTCGCGCAGGTGGCCGAGGGTGTCACCCTGCCGGACGGCGTGCGAAGCATCGGTACGGGGCCGACCCAGATGCTCCTGGTGCCGCCGGAGCGGGTAACGGAACTGGCGGCCCTCGAGGGCGTCGATTCCCTGGAGGCGCCGAAACCCCTGTTCCCCAGGCTCGGGGACGTGCGGCCGATGGTCAATCTGCCCGCCCTGGAGGCGCGAGTCGCCGCCGCCGACCGCGGTGGCGCGGGGGTGGTGGTCGGCGTGGTCGATAGCGGCCTCGATGCTCAACATCCGGCCTTCGCCGGCCGGGTCTTGGGCGTTTGGGACATTGCAGACCCCGCCGGACCCACCCCGGCCTCCGCCTGGAATGCCGGCAATTCGGGTGTGTTCGACGGCTTCGAGGACGCGATTCGGAGCTTCTTCTGGGATGCCGGGACCGAGTTCACCGGCCCAACGGTGACCAATGCTCGGGATACAGGCTCCCACGGTACCCATGTGACGGGTATCGCCGCCGGTGCGGCGGTGACCGGCTCGGATCCGTTGCCGGCGGGCATGGCACCGCGGGCGGACATCGTCGCCGTGCACCGCGGCCGGCCGGAGCCAGACCCGGACGATCAGTTCTCCCAGGACAATCGAGACATCTCCGATTGGGACACCTACACGGCGATCGCCTACATCTTGGAAAAGGCGCGGCGCCACCGCGAAGGCACGCCGGTGGTGGTGAACATGAGCTTCGGCCACCACGACCACGCTCACGACGGCACGGCCGCTCTGAGCCGCAGCTTGAACGAGGTCTCCCAGCTCAACAATTCGGCGCGGCCGGGCTTTGCGATGGTGGCGGCGGCGGGCAACGAGCGCTCCGACCAGCGCCATATCCAGCGCAGCGTCGGGGCCTCGGCGACCCGCAATTTCGACTTCGACCTCACCGGTTTCGACAGCCGTAGCCGCTTCACCGAGGTGGTGACCGTCTGGGTGACCAATCCGGACCCCGACAACGTCAACAACCTGGCGCTCGACGTGACCACCCGGCAACCGGGCTCGGCGACGGCGGTCACGCCCACCTACAGCCAGCAAGCGACGCACTCTCCGAGCTGGCAAAGCTTCTGGGGGCAGGGGGTTCACGTGGGCACTTCCTTTGGCCCACGGGACCCGCACAACAACGACTTCAACGTTCGGGTGCGACTGCAGACGGCGGTTGGGATCGTGCCGGACCCGGCGGGAACGGTGAACTTCCTCGGCGCCAACTGGCGCCGAGTGCGGCTGGATCGAGACTGGAACATTTCCGGTACCACCACCCAGATTTGGGGTACCGGGCTGCCGGTGGCGCTGGGGCCCTCGACGGCCAACGGTTTGGCTGGGTTCCTGTCGATCTTCAGCCTCCCGGCGCCGAGCGCCGCGGACCTCACGGCTTTCAACAATTTGACCACCGGGCGCTGGCGGGTGTCGCTTCGCAACCGCACCTCCGGGGCCCTCGATTTCCACGTCTGGGCAGGGCGGGAGAACGCTCAGTTCCGCAACGTCGGAGCGGCGGACATCTCGCACCTCATCTGCACTCCGGCGGAGGCCGATGGGGTGATCTCGGTGGCTTCCTGCAACGCCAACCTCGCGGTACCGAACCCGCCGGGCGCGGACATCATCGCGGACGGCAACCCGGAGGGGGCGATCACCAGCTTTTCGAGCCCGGGACCGCTGCGCAACCAGGCGACCAATCCGGGGGTCGACATCACGGCGCCGGGCAACATGATCATTTCGGCGCGTTCGCAGGTGGACGTGGCCGGCGGCACTAACCTGCTGACCGTCAACGCCAACGCCGTGCGCATGGCGGGCACCTCCATGGCCAGCCCGGCGGTGGCCGGCATCATCGCGAATATCATGGCCGAAGAGCCGAACCTGACCATCGACCAGATTCGGACGCGCTTCGCCACCTGCTCGATCCCGACGACGTTGCGCGACGGCACCACCGCCATGCCGGCGACGGCGCCGACCTCGGCGAACGACTGGGGCGAAGGGTTGATCGACGCCAACCGGATGAAGCCGTGA
- a CDS encoding carboxypeptidase-like regulatory domain-containing protein, producing MPAGTVKLAIGEFLGPEEELRLLHLDSHRWLKAPMPEMSRRANGSEAFEGVAMPAGQIIAGVFDTRSKEYRWLSQPITVLAGKAVEVSSTPFGEGTTIVAVFDRPQVMRSHSQYDASVALRGQQGDERLPDVQVATAERIHAVFYDHYERVVSLRVRSPSVGAPSQDLALRPGKVESFRGFLRFLPSLHVHLNTPSELVIPMGTQVAARTFPERLPIAEKPLGPTLSTTFIHLPAEPIEVVVEVPPWRFLGRTDLSDWQNGEIEIQAETIHLSGTVFRGQEPIQAEITFHLQDDDPDFQLRTESDSEGHYETVLYGPPAIALVKPADEPERKPHWELLIKTDFPDPSRLDFLIPDNRISIHTTDLRSGEPVEGTVVRYRNLHLDGTEKVGKYHGKVITDESGSALLPALRNGSLELHLRADSYKDAEIDDVAIGMLRDERTLEIALEPEDASSISMTFLGPDGTPAEGSQIMVPDESGERTLWTAQADSKGRVAVPERYVGSRLLARFHRAGFLVDRVPSGERALTFPATRSPIRARVLFNGDPSPWARIAIEIQGIIVSGPSLRWLTGASTADDAGIWQARGLPKLPISLVAWQPRQDENRDAVALIASFGRSLGPSWAGNLELDAVQ from the coding sequence GTGCCGGCGGGCACCGTAAAGCTTGCCATTGGTGAATTCCTCGGGCCCGAAGAGGAACTTCGACTCCTTCATCTCGACAGTCATCGGTGGCTCAAGGCGCCGATGCCGGAGATGTCGAGAAGAGCGAATGGGAGCGAGGCCTTCGAGGGCGTCGCCATGCCAGCGGGCCAGATCATCGCTGGCGTCTTTGACACGCGAAGCAAAGAATATCGTTGGCTGTCGCAGCCGATCACGGTTCTCGCAGGGAAGGCGGTGGAAGTCTCGTCAACTCCTTTCGGAGAGGGTACCACCATAGTTGCAGTTTTCGATCGCCCCCAGGTCATGCGAAGTCACTCCCAATATGACGCTTCTGTAGCTCTTCGCGGCCAACAAGGGGATGAAAGGCTTCCCGACGTCCAGGTCGCCACCGCGGAACGGATCCATGCCGTCTTCTACGATCACTATGAAAGGGTCGTCTCGCTGCGAGTCCGCTCCCCGTCGGTAGGCGCCCCCTCCCAAGATCTCGCCCTGCGACCAGGAAAAGTCGAGAGCTTTCGCGGGTTCCTGCGTTTCCTGCCATCGCTGCATGTCCATCTGAACACGCCCAGTGAGTTAGTGATCCCCATGGGCACTCAAGTCGCGGCGAGAACGTTCCCGGAGCGCCTACCCATCGCGGAGAAGCCTCTGGGACCGACCTTGTCCACGACTTTCATCCACCTTCCGGCCGAGCCGATCGAAGTCGTCGTCGAAGTTCCACCCTGGCGGTTTCTGGGAAGAACCGATCTCTCTGACTGGCAAAATGGAGAGATCGAAATACAAGCCGAGACAATTCATTTGTCGGGCACTGTGTTCCGAGGCCAGGAGCCAATTCAGGCGGAAATCACCTTTCATCTTCAGGATGACGACCCTGACTTTCAACTGCGAACGGAATCCGACTCCGAAGGTCACTACGAGACGGTGCTCTATGGACCTCCCGCCATTGCGCTGGTCAAGCCGGCAGACGAGCCGGAGAGGAAGCCTCACTGGGAGCTTCTGATCAAGACAGATTTTCCCGATCCTTCCCGGCTTGACTTTCTCATCCCAGACAACAGAATTTCGATACATACCACCGACCTTCGCAGCGGAGAGCCAGTCGAAGGAACGGTTGTCAGATATCGCAATCTACACTTGGATGGTACCGAGAAAGTTGGCAAATACCATGGAAAGGTCATAACAGATGAGTCCGGATCGGCGCTCCTTCCAGCTTTACGGAATGGGAGCCTCGAGCTTCATCTTAGAGCCGACTCATACAAAGATGCCGAGATAGACGATGTCGCAATCGGCATGCTGCGCGATGAGAGAACACTGGAGATTGCACTCGAACCCGAGGATGCTTCCTCAATTTCGATGACTTTTCTAGGTCCCGACGGCACTCCGGCGGAGGGTTCGCAGATCATGGTACCCGACGAGAGTGGCGAACGTACTCTCTGGACCGCTCAGGCGGACAGCAAGGGCCGAGTTGCTGTGCCCGAGCGGTACGTTGGCTCCCGATTGCTCGCCCGATTTCACCGGGCTGGCTTCCTGGTGGATCGCGTACCTAGTGGCGAGAGAGCTCTCACCTTTCCTGCCACGCGTTCTCCGATTCGAGCCCGGGTCCTTTTCAACGGAGACCCCAGCCCTTGGGCACGGATAGCCATAGAGATTCAAGGCATCATTGTCAGTGGCCCGTCTCTCCGGTGGCTAACCGGTGCAAGTACCGCCGACGACGCCGGCATCTGGCAGGCACGAGGTCTGCCGAAGCTCCCCATCTCCCTCGTCGCCTGGCAGCCCAGGCAAGACGAGAACCGCGATGCTGTTGCGCTCATTGCTTCGTTCGGGCGCTCTCTAGGTCCGTCATGGGCAGGCAACCTGGAACTCGACGCAGTTCAGTAA
- a CDS encoding SDR family oxidoreductase — MINPNHRPVYAVLAGAGGIGSALCRQLAEGGAKVAVGGRKREKVEALADEIGGLAVEVDGRSFEQVENLLNQAAELGDLVGAANCAGSLLLKPAHLTREEELQDTLDANITTAFALVRAAARSMKDGGSVVLMSSAAARIGLPNHEAIAAAKGAVEGLVGAAAATYAGRGLRVNAVAPGLVDTPLAARITGNEKALEASRSLHPLGRIGQPEEVAALIAWLLGPDSGWVTGQVWGTDGGLASLKGG; from the coding sequence ATGATCAACCCAAACCACCGTCCCGTTTACGCCGTACTCGCCGGAGCCGGCGGCATTGGCTCGGCCCTTTGCCGGCAGCTCGCCGAGGGCGGAGCCAAGGTCGCCGTTGGAGGCCGCAAGCGCGAAAAGGTCGAGGCGCTGGCGGACGAGATCGGCGGGCTGGCCGTGGAAGTGGACGGACGCTCTTTCGAGCAGGTGGAAAATCTGCTCAACCAGGCCGCCGAGCTGGGCGACCTGGTAGGCGCCGCGAACTGCGCCGGCTCCTTGTTGCTGAAACCGGCCCATCTGACGCGCGAAGAAGAACTGCAGGACACCCTCGACGCCAACATCACCACCGCCTTTGCGCTCGTGCGAGCGGCGGCCCGGTCGATGAAAGACGGTGGCTCGGTGGTGCTGATGAGTTCCGCGGCGGCGCGCATCGGACTGCCGAACCACGAGGCCATTGCCGCCGCCAAGGGAGCGGTCGAAGGGTTGGTGGGCGCCGCAGCGGCAACCTATGCCGGCCGCGGCCTGCGGGTCAACGCCGTGGCGCCCGGTCTGGTCGACACCCCTTTGGCCGCGCGTATCACCGGCAACGAGAAGGCTCTGGAGGCGTCCCGTAGCCTCCATCCGCTGGGCCGCATCGGACAGCCGGAAGAAGTGGCCGCGCTCATCGCCTGGCTGCTCGGTCCCGATTCAGGCTGGGTGACCGGTCAGGTATGGGGCACGGACGGCGGGCTGGCCTCTCTCAAGGGCGGATAG
- a CDS encoding anti-sigma factor, whose product MTDERIDREDRAILAAIEALESGRVSGPTFLPEESPEDRALEREYHELLGLIPEQIEPIEPSPEARERLMAALPKRSAAGPGEARPKESAGRSAEVRPFRSAASATGSTRRGAPPFAWAAGIALFALALAGWLAFQLADQSAQLARTEELLAQEVLARSIGDERLSEISQRLVSFTAPGTQVCLMYPTGEAPPQPEARGALFMSEVERAWYIQARDLEPAPDGMAYVLWALAEGDAMPLGRLAMDDDREAIVQWAADALPDYDMTGVAVTLEDPAALERPTGPVLLYGARADMFSL is encoded by the coding sequence GTGACGGACGAACGAATCGACCGCGAGGATCGAGCGATCCTCGCCGCGATCGAAGCCTTGGAATCCGGTCGGGTCAGCGGACCCACCTTTTTGCCGGAGGAATCGCCGGAAGATCGCGCCCTCGAACGCGAGTACCACGAACTGCTCGGCTTGATTCCGGAGCAGATCGAGCCCATCGAACCCTCGCCCGAGGCGCGTGAGCGCCTGATGGCGGCGTTGCCGAAGCGCTCGGCGGCCGGTCCGGGAGAGGCTCGCCCGAAAGAGTCGGCGGGCCGCTCGGCCGAGGTCCGGCCCTTCCGCTCGGCCGCCTCGGCGACCGGCTCGACGAGGCGTGGAGCGCCGCCTTTTGCTTGGGCGGCGGGCATCGCTCTTTTCGCTCTGGCCCTTGCCGGCTGGTTGGCCTTCCAACTCGCCGACCAGAGCGCGCAACTGGCCCGCACCGAAGAGCTTCTCGCTCAGGAGGTACTGGCGCGCTCCATTGGCGACGAGCGCCTCTCCGAGATCTCTCAGCGGTTGGTGTCCTTTACCGCGCCGGGTACCCAGGTTTGCTTGATGTACCCCACCGGCGAGGCGCCGCCGCAGCCGGAGGCGAGGGGTGCCCTGTTCATGTCCGAGGTGGAGCGCGCCTGGTACATCCAGGCGCGCGACCTCGAACCGGCGCCGGATGGCATGGCCTACGTTCTATGGGCCCTTGCCGAGGGCGACGCCATGCCCCTTGGCAGGTTGGCAATGGACGACGACCGCGAGGCGATCGTGCAGTGGGCAGCGGACGCGCTACCGGACTACGACATGACCGGAGTGGCGGTGACCCTCGAAGATCCCGCAGCCCTCGAACGTCCTACCGGGCCGGTGCTGCTCTACGGTGCCCGGGCGGACATGTTCAGTCTCTAG
- a CDS encoding sigma-70 family RNA polymerase sigma factor, whose translation MLQVASGREAALGELFDRHSASLLGLATRIVGNPSDGEEVLQEVFLHAWSRAAGYDPGRSSVTTWLSLITRSRSIDRLRSRKVVDRTTEAARKENRIHHESPQASGNVFLQQRRKRIGAAMRELPEEQRQVVELAYFKGLTQSEIAESASIPLGTVKTRTLLAMKKLRLALGAEIGELL comes from the coding sequence ATGCTCCAGGTCGCCTCCGGACGGGAGGCCGCCCTCGGCGAGCTGTTCGATCGCCATTCCGCCAGCCTGCTCGGCCTGGCAACGCGTATCGTCGGCAATCCGTCGGACGGCGAGGAAGTGCTCCAGGAGGTGTTTCTCCACGCCTGGAGCCGGGCCGCCGGCTACGATCCGGGACGCTCCTCAGTGACCACTTGGCTGTCCTTGATCACCCGCAGCCGTTCGATCGATCGCCTGCGCAGCCGCAAGGTGGTGGACCGCACAACGGAAGCGGCGCGAAAAGAAAATCGCATCCACCATGAATCCCCTCAGGCCTCTGGAAACGTATTTCTGCAACAGAGACGAAAGCGCATCGGTGCCGCGATGCGTGAACTGCCGGAAGAGCAGCGACAGGTCGTCGAGTTGGCCTATTTCAAAGGCCTGACCCAGAGCGAGATCGCCGAATCGGCGAGCATCCCGCTCGGCACGGTCAAAACTCGCACGCTGCTTGCGATGAAGAAGCTGCGCCTGGCTCTAGGCGCTGAGATTGGGGAGCTCTTGTGA
- a CDS encoding TIGR00725 family protein, whose translation MGPKRHQIAVVGAARCDPLLSRKGEEVGRLLAEAGVTLLTGGRGGVMAAASRGAHLAGGRTVAISPSLGESPNATDEVVIATGMGQARNLVLVLSARAVIAVGGGWGTLSEIALALKHGIPVVCLESWMPELPDGAPEPLLQKAESPADAVQKALRS comes from the coding sequence ATGGGACCGAAACGCCACCAGATCGCCGTCGTCGGGGCTGCTCGCTGCGACCCACTGCTGTCTCGCAAAGGCGAGGAGGTGGGCCGGCTCCTGGCCGAGGCCGGGGTCACCTTGTTGACCGGCGGCCGTGGCGGCGTGATGGCCGCCGCCTCCCGCGGCGCCCATCTCGCCGGTGGACGCACGGTGGCGATTTCGCCCTCCCTCGGTGAATCGCCGAACGCCACCGACGAGGTGGTGATCGCCACCGGCATGGGCCAGGCGCGAAATCTCGTTCTAGTGCTTTCGGCGCGGGCGGTGATCGCCGTCGGTGGAGGCTGGGGCACTCTGTCCGAGATCGCCCTGGCGCTCAAACACGGGATTCCGGTGGTCTGCCTCGAGAGCTGGATGCCCGAACTGCCGGACGGCGCACCGGAGCCCTTGCTGCAGAAGGCCGAATCGCCGGCAGACGCGGTACAAAAAGCCCTGCGCTCTTGA